The following coding sequences lie in one Euzebyales bacterium genomic window:
- a CDS encoding 2'-5' RNA ligase family protein, with the protein MAYALELFFDPHAEAAVRALWANLEARGMPSMATASHCNHRPHVSLLVAEHLTPDQARVVVQPLTEATDVILRLGSVAVFPGRAGVVYLGVTPTQRLLRLHHIVHTRLAAVGVESGRHYLPDVWVPHCTLSQGLSHEQVCTAVRAIKRLRTIEADVVEVGVQNTETGRITPIAQLPHSQDAT; encoded by the coding sequence GTGGCCTATGCACTGGAGCTGTTCTTCGATCCGCACGCCGAGGCGGCCGTGCGCGCGCTGTGGGCGAACCTCGAGGCCCGCGGGATGCCGAGCATGGCGACGGCGAGCCACTGCAACCACCGACCGCACGTCTCGCTGCTGGTCGCCGAGCACCTGACACCCGACCAGGCCCGCGTCGTGGTGCAGCCGCTCACGGAGGCGACCGACGTGATCCTGCGGCTCGGATCGGTCGCCGTCTTCCCCGGCCGGGCCGGCGTTGTCTACCTCGGCGTCACCCCCACCCAGCGGCTGCTGCGCCTGCACCACATCGTGCACACGCGCCTCGCGGCCGTGGGTGTCGAGTCGGGGCGCCACTACCTGCCGGACGTGTGGGTCCCCCACTGCACGCTGTCCCAGGGTCTGTCGCACGAGCAGGTCTGCACCGCGGTGAGGGCGATCAAGCGCCTGCGGACCATCGAGGCCGACGTGGTCGAGGTGGGCGTCCAGAACACCGAGACCGGACGCATCACCCCGATCGCCCAGCTCCCCCACAGCCAGGACGCGACCTGA
- a CDS encoding FABP family protein, with the protein MTSLPGVWLGEGDGHYPTMEPFAYREELTFTRLPDKPILSYGQRTWRAGTDEPLHAECGYVRTDDDRAELVICQPTGFAEVHHAIGVDGVYAFGVTALGRTASSLAVATVRRRWELRGDTLLVDLWMSYGDVVDGHHLHAELRRT; encoded by the coding sequence TTGACGAGCCTGCCGGGCGTCTGGCTGGGCGAAGGCGACGGCCACTACCCCACGATGGAGCCCTTCGCCTACCGCGAGGAGCTGACGTTCACCAGGCTGCCGGACAAGCCGATCCTGAGCTATGGGCAACGCACGTGGCGCGCGGGGACCGACGAGCCGCTGCACGCCGAGTGCGGGTACGTGCGGACCGACGACGACCGCGCGGAGCTGGTGATCTGCCAACCGACGGGCTTCGCGGAGGTGCACCACGCGATCGGCGTCGACGGCGTCTACGCGTTCGGTGTCACCGCACTCGGCCGGACGGCCTCGTCGCTGGCCGTGGCCACGGTCCGGCGGCGCTGGGAGCTGCGTGGCGACACGCTGCTCGTCGACCTGTGGATGAGCTACGGGGACGTCGTAGACGGTCACCACCTGCACGCGGAGTTGCGTCGGACCTGA
- the tilS gene encoding tRNA lysidine(34) synthetase TilS: MSSAPGSDRAPRASAGGPDGGGGGRRAVAVRAQSRDGDAAAGEGGPPAATGRTHAPSIGALPAGLSRDELVAEVLRTSAPVPVGAAVVVAVSGGPDSTAMAHLLSIARPDLRLDLVHVRHGLRDDAADAAAAAAHAAALEAVHHEHDVEVRVGSRGPEAAARAARYRALLDHADAVGARWMTIGHTADDQAETVLLNLVRGSGLRGVGAMRPLRSRRGIGVLRPLLRIRRADVAAFIAGEGLLAVADPTNRDPDQRRARARHDVLPTLERLAGGPGDAVGALNRVAELARIDTDALDALAEQHARQLTVVWGVTRAVRLDLLRRLPRALSTRVLRTAAAAVGAGVLSAAAVDRIMALEPGEALHLPTTALVSCGGGWLGFAPGDAEPLRSQVLTVPGTTQLDQLGLDIHVEWPWPMAPAPDPAQLDLGPPPPVHVGEVDDEAPPAQLAPSPPGSGPRARMWAVFGDDVTAALARGADLTVRTRHDGDRLRCPAGVRKLQDLLVDAHVPRACRDLVPIVVDEHDEPLWIPGVAQRACDRQVAAGMRMWVGPTAVLQPT, encoded by the coding sequence ATGAGCTCGGCGCCCGGATCGGACCGCGCCCCGCGGGCGAGCGCGGGCGGGCCGGACGGTGGGGGTGGCGGGAGGCGGGCGGTCGCGGTCAGGGCGCAGAGCCGGGATGGCGATGCAGCTGCGGGCGAGGGTGGGCCGCCGGCGGCGACGGGGCGGACGCATGCCCCATCGATCGGCGCGCTGCCGGCCGGTCTGTCGCGTGACGAGCTGGTGGCGGAGGTCCTTCGCACCAGCGCGCCCGTGCCGGTCGGCGCCGCCGTGGTCGTCGCCGTGTCGGGTGGCCCGGACTCCACGGCCATGGCGCACCTGCTGAGCATCGCCCGACCCGACCTGAGGCTCGATCTGGTCCACGTGCGACACGGGCTCCGCGACGATGCGGCCGACGCCGCGGCGGCCGCGGCGCACGCGGCGGCGCTCGAGGCGGTCCACCACGAGCACGATGTGGAGGTGCGGGTGGGCTCGCGCGGCCCGGAGGCGGCGGCGCGGGCCGCGCGCTACCGTGCGCTGCTCGATCACGCCGACGCCGTGGGTGCGCGCTGGATGACGATCGGCCACACCGCCGATGATCAGGCCGAGACGGTTCTGCTCAACCTCGTGCGCGGTTCTGGCCTGCGCGGCGTCGGTGCCATGCGGCCGCTGCGCAGCCGCCGGGGGATCGGCGTGCTGCGGCCATTGCTGCGCATCCGGCGCGCCGACGTGGCCGCCTTCATCGCCGGCGAGGGGTTGCTGGCGGTCGCCGACCCCACCAACCGCGATCCCGATCAGCGCCGCGCGCGCGCCCGCCACGACGTGCTGCCGACGCTCGAACGGCTGGCGGGCGGTCCCGGGGATGCTGTCGGAGCCCTGAACCGGGTCGCCGAGTTGGCGCGCATCGACACCGACGCGCTGGACGCGCTGGCCGAGCAGCACGCCAGGCAGCTGACCGTGGTCTGGGGCGTCACCCGCGCCGTGCGCCTCGATCTGCTGCGCCGCCTCCCGCGCGCACTCTCGACGCGCGTGCTGCGCACGGCGGCCGCGGCCGTCGGCGCGGGGGTGCTGTCCGCCGCGGCCGTGGACCGGATCATGGCACTGGAGCCTGGTGAGGCGCTGCACCTGCCGACGACGGCGCTGGTGTCGTGCGGTGGAGGGTGGCTCGGGTTCGCACCTGGCGACGCCGAGCCGCTGCGCAGCCAGGTGCTGACGGTCCCGGGAACGACGCAGCTGGACCAGCTGGGCCTGGACATCCACGTCGAGTGGCCCTGGCCCATGGCGCCGGCACCCGACCCCGCGCAGCTCGACCTCGGGCCACCACCGCCGGTCCATGTCGGAGAGGTCGACGACGAGGCGCCCCCCGCGCAGCTCGCGCCGTCGCCGCCGGGGTCGGGTCCGCGTGCGCGGATGTGGGCCGTGTTCGGTGACGACGTGACCGCGGCGCTGGCGCGTGGCGCCGATCTCACGGTCCGCACGCGCCATGACGGCGACCGCCTCCGGTGCCCCGCCGGCGTCCGCAAGCTGCAGGATCTGCTGGTCGACGCGCAC
- a CDS encoding acyl-CoA dehydrogenase family protein, with the protein MQLEMSDRARDLHERLVAFMDAHVYPNEQAYADEIASGDRWKPSQLVDELKDRARGAGLWNLFLPDSDLGGGLSNLEYAPLCEVMGRVLWAPEVFNCSAPDTGNMEVLERYGTPEQQQRWLRPLLDGQIRSCFAMTEPDVASSDATNIRASIVRDGDEYVVNGRKWWTTGAGSPRCEVAIVMGRSDPDAQTYRQQSMVLVPMAIPGVTIERTLTVFGYDEAPHGHAEVTFDDVRVPVANMLLGEGRGFEIAQGRLGPGRIHHCMRLIGQAERALEAMCRRALAREPFGRPIAEQGTVRADIARSRMEIDQARLLVLNAARRMDEVGNKQARADIAMIKVVAPAMAQRVIDRAIQVHGGAGVSGDTFLAEAYANARTLRLADGPDEVHLETVAKLELRRHT; encoded by the coding sequence ATGCAGCTGGAGATGTCCGACCGCGCCCGTGACCTGCACGAGCGTCTCGTGGCGTTCATGGACGCGCACGTGTACCCGAACGAGCAGGCGTACGCCGACGAGATCGCCTCTGGCGACCGCTGGAAGCCGTCGCAGCTCGTCGACGAGCTCAAGGACCGGGCCCGCGGCGCCGGCCTGTGGAACCTGTTCCTGCCCGACAGCGACCTCGGCGGCGGCCTGAGCAACCTCGAGTACGCGCCGCTGTGCGAGGTCATGGGTCGCGTGCTGTGGGCGCCGGAGGTGTTCAACTGCTCGGCACCGGACACGGGCAACATGGAGGTGCTTGAGCGGTACGGCACGCCCGAGCAGCAGCAGCGCTGGCTCCGCCCGTTGCTCGACGGCCAGATCCGCTCATGCTTCGCGATGACCGAGCCCGACGTCGCGTCGTCGGACGCCACGAACATCCGCGCCAGCATCGTGCGCGACGGCGACGAGTACGTCGTCAACGGCCGCAAGTGGTGGACGACAGGCGCGGGGAGCCCACGCTGCGAGGTCGCGATCGTGATGGGTCGCAGCGATCCGGACGCCCAGACGTACCGCCAGCAGTCGATGGTCCTCGTGCCGATGGCCATCCCCGGGGTCACCATCGAGCGGACGCTGACCGTGTTCGGCTACGACGAAGCCCCGCACGGGCACGCCGAGGTCACGTTCGACGACGTGCGCGTGCCGGTCGCGAACATGCTGCTGGGCGAGGGTCGCGGGTTCGAGATCGCCCAGGGACGGCTGGGGCCGGGCCGCATCCACCACTGCATGCGCCTGATCGGCCAGGCGGAACGCGCCTTGGAGGCGATGTGCCGGCGCGCGCTCGCGCGCGAGCCGTTCGGGCGTCCCATCGCCGAGCAGGGCACCGTGCGCGCCGACATCGCGCGGTCGCGCATGGAGATCGACCAGGCACGGCTGCTCGTGCTCAACGCGGCCCGGCGGATGGACGAGGTCGGCAACAAGCAGGCGCGCGCGGACATCGCGATGATCAAAGTCGTCGCGCCGGCGATGGCGCAGCGGGTGATCGACCGCGCGATCCAGGTCCACGGCGGCGCTGGCGTGTCCGGCGACACGTTCCTCGCCGAGGCCTACGCGAACGCACGCACGCTGCGGCTCGCGGACGGACCCGACGAGGTGCACCTGGAGACCGTCGCCAAGCTCGAGCTCCGCAGACACACGTGA
- a CDS encoding zinc-dependent metalloprotease: MTDAIEPAGPGPGPLADWELAERIARLVALRDQPKVSRAEVRHLRAELDDTTARADAIVREVTGLGAGLPPAGLRVVGRGAWLRGNLESIAWLVDPLAEQLMDRSDVNRALARKGLAIQLGVVFGYLATKVLGQYEVLLPDDAEPGRLTLVGPNLVELERGFLPEVGVTPAAFRTGVVLHELAHRLQFEAVGWMRPTLRGIVASYLSETRLDADRLRVIVDRLGDVLRSAREGVGLRQLVEAVLTPAQRELMDRAQGMMSLLEGHGNVVMDWGAQLLAERDPDGVQVAGVRHALNERRRRGADSVLFRVLGLSMKARQYSQGEQFILDIERRHGREMFNRVWDGPDRLPTPDELEHPDRWVTRVLE; this comes from the coding sequence GTGACCGACGCCATCGAACCGGCGGGTCCCGGCCCCGGCCCGCTGGCGGACTGGGAACTGGCCGAGCGGATCGCGAGGCTGGTCGCGCTGCGCGACCAGCCCAAGGTGAGCCGTGCGGAGGTCCGCCACCTGCGCGCCGAGCTCGACGACACGACCGCTCGCGCGGACGCCATTGTCCGCGAGGTCACCGGCCTGGGTGCGGGCCTGCCGCCCGCGGGGCTCAGGGTCGTGGGCCGCGGCGCCTGGCTCCGCGGCAACCTCGAGAGCATCGCGTGGCTGGTCGATCCGCTGGCCGAGCAGCTGATGGACCGCAGCGACGTCAACCGCGCGCTGGCGCGCAAGGGTCTTGCGATCCAGCTCGGGGTCGTCTTCGGCTACCTGGCGACCAAGGTGCTCGGCCAGTACGAGGTGCTGCTGCCCGACGACGCGGAACCCGGCCGGCTGACCCTCGTCGGTCCCAACCTCGTCGAGCTCGAGCGCGGGTTCCTGCCTGAGGTGGGCGTCACGCCGGCCGCCTTCCGGACGGGTGTCGTGCTGCACGAGCTCGCGCACCGCCTGCAGTTCGAGGCCGTCGGCTGGATGCGTCCCACGCTGCGGGGGATCGTGGCGTCGTACCTGTCCGAGACGCGTCTCGACGCCGATCGGCTGCGCGTGATCGTCGACCGCCTGGGTGACGTGCTGCGCTCCGCACGCGAGGGCGTCGGCCTGCGGCAACTGGTCGAGGCCGTCCTGACCCCCGCCCAGCGTGAGCTGATGGACCGGGCGCAGGGCATGATGTCGCTGCTGGAGGGCCACGGCAACGTCGTGATGGACTGGGGGGCGCAGCTGCTGGCGGAGCGTGACCCCGACGGCGTGCAGGTGGCGGGCGTGCGGCATGCGCTGAACGAACGCCGGCGTCGTGGTGCCGACAGCGTGCTGTTCCGGGTGCTGGGCCTGTCGATGAAAGCCAGGCAGTATTCGCAGGGCGAGCAGTTCATCCTCGACATAGAACGCCGGCATGGCCGTGAGATGTTCAACCGCGTGTGGGACGGCCCCGACAGGTTGCCGACACCCGACGAACTGGAACACCCGGACCGCTGGGTCACCCGCGTGCTGGAGTAG
- a CDS encoding AMP-binding protein yields the protein MIHRSPFPDVVVPATSLPALVLRDVEAHAEKPALIDGPSGRTLTYAQLAGAVARTASGLAARGFSKGDVLALSSPNLPEFAVVFLAVTSLGGVVTTANPLSTPDELRSQLVDAGARLLVTVPPLVDMARRAIEGTVVRELIVFGEAARATPFAALLADGVTIDPAAIDPADDLAVLPYSSGTTGVSKGVMLTHRNLVANLAQLDAMAPHAAVPVRGDDVVLGLLPFFHIYGMVVIMGYALLKGATVVTMPRFDLEAFLELIQSHGITYVNVVPPIVQAMAKHPAVDRYDLGSLRALASGAAPLGADVADMAAERVGCAVMQGYGMTELSPVSHTNPDPPDRIDRGSVGPPIPGTECRIVDVDTGADVEVGEKGELLVRGPQVMAGYLNDDEATAATIDGEGWLRTGDIATVDERGYFRIVDRVKELIKYKGFQVAPAELEALLLTHDGVADAAVVASPDDEAGEVPKAFVVPVGDLDPDELMAFVAERVAPHKRIRRVEFVEQIPKSASGKILRRQLIDAERGAGV from the coding sequence GTGATCCATCGCAGTCCATTTCCGGACGTCGTGGTGCCGGCCACGTCATTGCCGGCGCTCGTGCTGCGCGACGTCGAGGCGCACGCCGAGAAGCCCGCGCTGATCGACGGACCGTCCGGCCGCACGCTGACCTACGCCCAGCTCGCCGGTGCCGTCGCGCGCACCGCGTCCGGCCTGGCCGCCCGCGGGTTCTCCAAGGGCGACGTGCTGGCGCTGTCGAGCCCGAACCTGCCCGAGTTCGCCGTCGTGTTCCTGGCCGTCACGAGCCTCGGCGGCGTCGTCACGACCGCCAACCCGCTGTCGACGCCCGACGAGCTGCGGAGCCAGCTCGTCGACGCCGGCGCGCGGCTGCTGGTCACGGTTCCGCCGCTCGTGGACATGGCGCGCCGCGCCATCGAAGGCACGGTTGTGCGCGAGCTCATCGTGTTCGGTGAGGCCGCGCGCGCGACGCCCTTCGCGGCGCTGCTGGCGGACGGCGTCACAATCGATCCGGCAGCGATCGATCCGGCGGACGACCTCGCCGTCCTGCCGTACTCCAGCGGCACGACCGGTGTGTCCAAGGGCGTCATGCTGACGCACCGCAACCTGGTCGCCAACCTCGCGCAGCTCGACGCCATGGCGCCACACGCGGCCGTCCCGGTCCGCGGTGACGACGTGGTGCTCGGTCTGCTGCCGTTCTTCCACATCTACGGGATGGTCGTGATCATGGGCTACGCGCTGCTCAAGGGCGCCACCGTGGTCACCATGCCGCGGTTCGACCTCGAGGCGTTCCTGGAGCTGATCCAGTCCCACGGGATCACCTACGTCAACGTGGTCCCGCCGATCGTGCAGGCGATGGCCAAGCACCCCGCGGTGGACCGGTACGATCTCGGCTCGCTGCGGGCGCTGGCGTCCGGCGCCGCGCCGCTGGGCGCCGACGTGGCCGACATGGCGGCCGAGCGCGTCGGCTGCGCGGTGATGCAGGGCTACGGGATGACGGAGCTCAGCCCTGTGAGCCACACCAACCCCGATCCGCCCGACCGGATCGACCGCGGGTCGGTCGGCCCGCCCATCCCCGGTACCGAGTGCAGGATCGTCGACGTCGACACCGGCGCGGACGTGGAGGTCGGCGAGAAGGGCGAACTGCTCGTCAGAGGCCCCCAGGTGATGGCCGGCTACCTCAACGACGACGAGGCGACGGCCGCCACGATCGACGGGGAGGGCTGGCTGCGCACCGGCGACATCGCCACCGTCGACGAGCGCGGCTACTTCAGGATCGTCGACCGCGTCAAGGAGCTGATCAAGTACAAGGGGTTCCAGGTGGCGCCCGCCGAGCTGGAGGCCCTGCTGCTCACCCACGACGGGGTCGCCGACGCGGCGGTCGTCGCGAGTCCGGACGACGAGGCCGGTGAGGTGCCGAAGGCGTTCGTCGTGCCCGTGGGCGACCTCGATCCCGACGAGTTGATGGCGTTCGTCGCCGAACGTGTAGCGCCCCACAAGCGGATCCGCCGCGTCGAGTTCGTCGAACAGATCCCGAAGTCGGCGTCGGGCAAGATCCTGCGGCGCCAGCTCATCGACGCCGAGCGCGGCGCCGGGGTCTGA
- a CDS encoding disulfide oxidoreductase, which translates to MAAFFFSLLALTALAGAIALAVAAMAARRDPDGPAAALLADVRPVALPLAAIVAATSMFGSLFFSEVLGYPPCTLCWYQRIAMYPLAPILGIAAVRGDRTIRPYAWVLAVSGAVISVYHYVIQWVPDLDATSCAVDNPCTAVFVREFGFVSIPFMALCGFLAIIVLLMVAGDPTPASDHDTDHDAALADIEG; encoded by the coding sequence ATGGCGGCATTCTTCTTCTCACTGCTGGCACTCACGGCGCTGGCCGGCGCCATCGCGTTGGCGGTCGCGGCGATGGCGGCCCGCCGCGATCCCGACGGACCGGCGGCTGCGCTGCTGGCGGACGTCCGACCGGTCGCGCTGCCACTGGCCGCGATCGTGGCGGCCACGTCCATGTTCGGCAGCCTGTTCTTCTCTGAGGTGCTCGGCTACCCACCATGCACGCTGTGCTGGTACCAGCGGATCGCGATGTACCCGCTGGCGCCGATCCTCGGCATCGCCGCCGTGCGGGGCGACCGCACGATCCGGCCGTACGCGTGGGTGCTGGCGGTCAGCGGCGCGGTGATCTCGGTCTACCACTACGTGATCCAGTGGGTTCCCGACCTGGACGCGACGTCGTGCGCGGTGGACAACCCCTGCACGGCCGTCTTCGTCCGCGAGTTCGGCTTCGTGTCGATCCCGTTCATGGCGCTGTGCGGCTTCCTCGCGATCATCGTGCTCCTGATGGTCGCCGGGGACCCGACGCCCGCATCCGACCACGACACCGACCACGACGCCGCGCTGGCCGACATCGAAGGGTGA
- a CDS encoding TlpA disulfide reductase family protein — protein sequence MWVFLGVLVVLFGVLAFVSRSTGPAAEITEATASGEALPPLAQGGSDPAVGSDAPELTGQTLDGESMTIEPGDGTPKAIAFLAHWCPHCQREVPTVTQWVEDGGLPEGVELVGVTTGIDRNRPNFPPQDWLEREEWPAETMVDGNNTAAQAYGLTNYPYWVLVDGDGQVVLRWSGETTPQQLSERIGQLAE from the coding sequence GTGTGGGTGTTCCTGGGCGTCCTCGTGGTGCTGTTCGGTGTGCTGGCGTTCGTCTCGCGCTCCACCGGCCCGGCGGCCGAGATCACCGAGGCCACCGCGTCCGGTGAGGCGCTGCCACCGCTGGCGCAGGGCGGCTCGGACCCCGCGGTCGGCAGCGACGCACCCGAGCTGACGGGACAGACCCTCGACGGCGAGTCGATGACCATCGAGCCGGGCGACGGCACCCCCAAGGCGATCGCCTTCCTCGCGCACTGGTGCCCGCACTGCCAGCGCGAGGTGCCGACGGTCACGCAGTGGGTCGAGGACGGTGGGCTGCCCGAAGGCGTCGAACTGGTCGGCGTGACGACGGGCATCGACCGCAACCGGCCGAACTTCCCGCCGCAGGACTGGCTCGAGCGTGAGGAGTGGCCCGCCGAGACGATGGTCGACGGCAACAACACCGCGGCGCAGGCCTACGGGCTGACCAACTACCCGTACTGGGTGCTCGTCGACGGCGATGGCCAGGTCGTGCTGCGCTGGAGCGGTGAGACGACTCCCCAGCAGCTGAGCGAGCGCATCGGCCAGCTCGCCGAGTAG
- the chrA gene encoding chromate efflux transporter produces the protein MTGSRDDRRTKLGQLARLFGRLGVVAFGGPAAHIAMMHDEVVTRRRWLTDAQFVDLIGVTNLIPGPNSTEMTMHVGRERAGWRGLVVAGASFIVPAAAIVLAFAVAYVEYGQTPSGQALLYGVKPVVLAIIGQALVKLGRTALGGAGALGWVVGGAALVAYLAGGNEIAILLAGALAALGWRTARPTQGPAALAGMLFAAGTGASLDLGRILFVFTKIGAVLYGSGYVLLAFLRSDLVTRLDVLTDQQLLDAVAIGQFTPGPLFTTATFIGYLLAGLPGAIVATVGIFLPAFCFVAAVGPHVERLRRRAWSAALLDGVNAAAFGLMAGVMIELAGDALVDPLTVAVALATAAALWRTALNSAWLVLAGAVIGVLTTITGVV, from the coding sequence GTGACCGGGTCGCGCGACGACCGACGCACGAAGCTGGGCCAGCTCGCCCGCCTGTTCGGCCGCCTCGGCGTCGTCGCGTTCGGCGGGCCGGCGGCCCACATCGCGATGATGCACGACGAGGTGGTGACCCGGCGCCGCTGGCTGACCGACGCGCAGTTCGTGGACCTGATCGGCGTCACCAACCTGATCCCCGGGCCGAACTCGACCGAGATGACGATGCACGTCGGTCGGGAGCGGGCGGGGTGGCGCGGCCTGGTCGTCGCGGGCGCCAGCTTCATCGTGCCCGCCGCGGCCATCGTGCTCGCGTTCGCGGTCGCGTACGTCGAGTACGGGCAGACGCCGAGCGGACAGGCGCTGCTGTACGGCGTGAAGCCGGTCGTGCTCGCGATCATCGGTCAGGCGCTGGTCAAGCTGGGCCGGACCGCACTGGGCGGCGCAGGGGCGCTGGGGTGGGTCGTTGGCGGCGCCGCCCTCGTTGCCTACCTGGCGGGCGGCAACGAGATCGCGATCCTGCTCGCGGGGGCGCTCGCGGCGCTGGGGTGGCGGACGGCGCGACCCACGCAGGGACCTGCCGCGCTGGCGGGCATGCTGTTCGCGGCCGGGACCGGCGCCTCGCTCGACCTGGGCCGCATCCTGTTCGTGTTCACGAAGATCGGCGCCGTGCTGTACGGCAGTGGCTACGTGCTGCTGGCGTTCCTCCGCAGTGATCTCGTCACCCGGTTGGACGTGCTGACCGATCAGCAACTGCTCGACGCGGTCGCGATCGGCCAGTTCACGCCCGGGCCGCTGTTCACGACGGCCACGTTCATCGGCTACCTGCTGGCCGGGCTGCCGGGCGCGATCGTCGCCACGGTCGGCATCTTCCTGCCGGCCTTCTGCTTCGTGGCCGCTGTCGGACCGCACGTGGAGCGGCTGCGCCGCCGGGCCTGGTCGGCCGCGCTGCTCGACGGGGTCAACGCCGCCGCGTTCGGCCTGATGGCCGGCGTGATGATCGAACTGGCCGGCGACGCGCTCGTCGACCCGCTGACGGTCGCGGTCGCCCTGGCCACCGCGGCGGCGCTGTGGCGCACCGCGCTCAACTCGGCGTGGCTGGTGCTCGCCGGTGCCGTGATCGGCGTCTTGACGACGATCACCGGGGTGGTGTGA
- a CDS encoding SDR family oxidoreductase, whose protein sequence is MGVRELFDLSGRTAVITGGSRGLGLQIAEALAEQGARVVLTARRAEQLDEAVGHLRDEGAQVTAFARDLSQREAVSSFVDEVLDEHDAIDILINNAGTTWGAPAEEHPLATWNKVLDLNLTGLFLLTQRVANASMIPRRSGRIVNVASVAGLRGNNPKMMGTIAYSTSKGGVISMTRALAVEWARYGITVNAIAPGYFPTKMTRGTLEQARELIEEATPLGRTGGPEDLKGVAVLLASDASAFITGQTIAVDGGVTAR, encoded by the coding sequence GTGGGCGTCAGAGAGCTGTTCGATCTGTCGGGCCGGACCGCGGTCATCACCGGTGGGTCACGTGGCCTCGGCCTGCAGATCGCCGAGGCGCTCGCCGAACAGGGCGCCCGGGTCGTCCTGACGGCCCGGAGGGCCGAGCAGCTCGATGAGGCAGTGGGTCACCTGCGGGACGAGGGCGCGCAGGTGACCGCGTTCGCCCGTGATCTGTCGCAACGCGAGGCGGTGAGCTCCTTCGTGGACGAGGTGCTCGACGAGCACGACGCGATCGACATCCTGATCAACAACGCGGGGACCACGTGGGGGGCACCCGCTGAGGAGCATCCGCTCGCGACGTGGAACAAGGTGCTGGACCTCAACCTCACGGGCCTGTTCCTGCTGACCCAGCGCGTCGCCAACGCGTCGATGATCCCGCGCCGGTCCGGACGCATCGTCAACGTCGCGTCGGTCGCAGGGTTGAGGGGCAACAACCCGAAGATGATGGGCACCATCGCCTACAGCACATCGAAGGGCGGTGTGATCTCGATGACGCGCGCGCTCGCTGTCGAGTGGGCCCGGTACGGCATCACGGTCAACGCGATCGCGCCCGGGTACTTCCCGACGAAGATGACGCGCGGGACCCTGGAGCAGGCGCGGGAGCTCATCGAAGAGGCCACACCCCTGGGGCGCACCGGTGGTCCCGAGGACCTCAAGGGCGTCGCGGTGCTGCTGGCCTCGGACGCGTCGGCGTTCATCACCGGCCAGACGATCGCCGTTGACGGCGGTGTCACCGCGCGGTGA
- a CDS encoding histidine phosphatase family protein, with protein sequence MNHDRRPAIYFVRHGESVANVADRDGSLQPDDSDRLSDRGWEQARELGRRLRGEALESIVASPMRRAQETAAGISEVLGLAVLTDPDLYEVRQSDAFYAALPAGAGRHATLSWMPTADPSYAEPGAESFDDITARVRQVQRRLHADADHRRVVAVSHHGFLHFYLGVVLFGDDFGPRHVLPLYQMGHANTGISIFERVDDRVMDGVPLPGWVLTTWNDRAHL encoded by the coding sequence GTGAACCACGACCGCCGTCCCGCGATCTACTTCGTCCGCCACGGTGAGTCCGTCGCCAACGTCGCCGACCGCGACGGGAGCCTACAGCCGGACGACAGCGACCGGCTCAGCGACCGCGGGTGGGAGCAGGCGCGCGAGCTGGGTCGCCGGCTGCGCGGCGAGGCGCTCGAGTCGATCGTGGCCAGCCCGATGCGTCGCGCGCAGGAGACCGCCGCGGGCATCTCCGAGGTCCTCGGCCTGGCGGTGCTTACCGACCCGGATCTGTACGAGGTGCGCCAGTCCGACGCGTTCTACGCGGCGCTCCCCGCCGGGGCGGGGCGCCACGCCACGCTGTCCTGGATGCCGACCGCGGACCCGTCGTACGCCGAACCAGGCGCCGAGTCGTTCGACGACATCACGGCGCGGGTCAGGCAGGTGCAGCGACGCCTGCACGCTGACGCCGACCACCGCCGTGTGGTCGCGGTCAGCCATCACGGGTTCCTGCACTTCTACCTGGGCGTCGTCCTGTTCGGCGACGACTTCGGCCCGCGCCATGTGCTGCCGCTGTATCAGATGGGGCACGCGAACACCGGCATCTCGATCTTCGAGCGGGTCGACGACCGCGTGATGGACGGCGTCCCGCTGCCCGGCTGGGTGCTGACGACCTGGAACGACCGGGCGCACCTGTGA